One part of the Nymphaea colorata isolate Beijing-Zhang1983 chromosome 8, ASM883128v2, whole genome shotgun sequence genome encodes these proteins:
- the LOC116259740 gene encoding protein DETOXIFICATION 27-like isoform X2 — MAEEEPRTPLLEQGPRVNGSLRPPAQQQNHLHHPAEEPEEAPLLQRTWIESKKLWRIVGPAIFTRTSIYGMNVVTQAFVGHLGDLELAAISIAITVVVGFNYGFLFGMASAMETLCGQAYGAREYPMLGIYMQRSFGVMFLCALLLLPTYILATPILKLVGETDEIAELAGWITRLLIPLQFSFVLSFPTQRFLQCQLKNVIIAWIAGTTLLIHVFLSWLLVSYFGFGLVGAAVALNIGWWVPPICQLLYTVCGGCPETWTGLSWQGLMGLWEFTKLSIASGVMLCLENWYYRILVILTGNLSDAEIALDALSVWVRVSNELGAGNGKGARFATIVSVITSTVIGLFFWALIVILHNKFALLFTSSAVVLAATSKLAVLLAFTILLNSVQPILSGVAVGSGWQASVAYINVGCYYIIGLPVGAVLGWVFHLGVSGIWGGMIGGTAVQTLILGVITIRCDWEKEAQKAYHRVDRWKVPDTTDKSPSGTP; from the exons ATGGCGGAAGAAGAGCCGAGGACTCCTCTACTGGAGCAAGGCCCTCGCGTCAATGGCAGCCTCCGCCCACCGGCACAGCAGCAAAATCACCTCCACCATCCAGCAGAGGAACCAGAAGAAGCGCCGCTGCTCCAACGGACGTGGATCGAATCGAAGAAGCTATGGAGGATAGTCGGTCCCGCCATCTTCACCCGGACCTCCATCTACGGGATGAACGTCGTCACTCAGGCTTTCGTCGGTCATCTCGGCGACCTCGAGCTCGCCGCCATCTCCATAGCCATCACCGTCGTCGTTGGATTCAACTACGGCTTCTTG TTCGGCATGGCTAGCGCTATGGAGACGCTGTGCGGCCAAGCATACGGCGCCAGAGAGTACCCCATGCTGGGGATTTATATGCAGCGATCCTTCGGCGTCATGTTCTTGTGCGCTCTCCTTCTGCTGCCCACCTACATTCTGGCCACTCCCATCCTCAAACTGGTCGGCGAGACGGACGAGATCGCCGAACTCGCCGGATGGATCACGCGGTTGCTCATACCTCTGCAGTTCAGCTTCGTCTTATCATTCCCGACGCAGCGGTTCCTTCAATGCCAGCTGAAGAACGTGATCATCGCCTGGATCGCAGGAACCACGCTGCTGATACACGTCTTCTTGAGCTGGCTTCTCGTTTCTTACTTCGGCTTCGGCCTCGTCGGTGCGGCCGTGGCGCTCAACATCGGCTGGTGGGTGCCACCTATCTGCCAGCTTCTTTACACCGTCTGCGGCGGCTGTCCTGAGACGTGGACCGGCCTGTCATGGCAGGGATTAATGGGTCTTTGGGAATTCACAAAGCTTTCCATAGCTTCGGGAGTTATGCTATG TTTGGAGAATTGGTATTACAGGATTTTGGTAATCCTGACGGGAAACTTGAGCGACGCAGAGATTGCCCTGGATGCACTTTCTGTATG GGTGAGGGTGAGCAACGAGTTGGGAGCCGGCAACGGCAAAGGCGCAAGGTTCGCCACCATCGTGTCGGTGATCACCTCCACAGTCATCGGCCTCTTCTTCTGGGCCCTCATCGTCATTCTTCACAACAAGTTTGCGCTCCTCTTCACCTCTAGCGCTGTTGTCCTCGCCGCCACCTCCAAATTGGCCGTTCTCCTCGCCTTCACCATCCTTCTCAACAGCGTCCAACCCATTCTCTCTG GTGTAGCGGTGGGTTCGGGATGGCAAGCTTCTGTGGCGTACATAAACGTGGGCTGTTACTACATTATCGGTCTTCCGGTGGGCGCGGTTCTAGGCTGGGTCTTCCACCTGGGCGTTTCc gGAATTTGGGGAGGTATGATTGGCGGGACCGCTGTTCAGACCCTCATTCTCGGAGTTATCACAATCCGCTGTGACTGGGAGAAGGAG gcacagaaggCCTACCATCGAGTGGACAGATGGAAGGTCCCAGACACGACAGACAAGTCGCCCAGCGGTACACCGTGA
- the LOC116259109 gene encoding vegetative cell wall protein gp1-like, with product MAAIRSLLSATLMVGILIGATIAQPSAAPSASPPSKSPPSAFSPSVPPPSSSPPSTSPPSSASPSSAAPPSSSSPPSTSPPSSSPPSTTPPSSSPPSSSPPSTSPVPSSSPPSTAPPSSSPPSTSAPSTSPPSASPPSLASAPASSPPSASSPESSSPPSASSPPSLSSPPSSSAPADMPSAAARLPSGLRLAAAGSALVGAAAVFLL from the coding sequence atgGCTGCCATTAGGTCCTTACTGTCTGCGACGCTGATGGTTGGTATTCTTATTGGTGCAACTATTGCTCAGCCATCTGCAGCACCTTCTGCCTCCCCTCCTTCTAAATCTCCTCCTTCTGCCTTCTCGCCTTCAGtgcctccaccttcttcttcccctccttCAACCTCTCCACCATCTTCTGCTTCCCCTTCTTCCGCTGctccaccatcttcttcttctcctccttctacTTCCCCACCTTCTTCGTCTCCACCTTCTACTACCCCACCTTCTTCTTCGCCgccatcttcttctcctccttctacTTCTCCCGTACCTTCTTCGTCTCCGCCTTCTACTGCTCCACCCTCTTCCTCCCCTCCCTCTACGTCTGCTCCTTCTACCTCCCCGCCCTCTgcttctcctccttccctcGCCTCAGCGCCAGCTAGCAGCCCGCCATCTGCTTCCAGCCCGGAGTCCAGCAGCCCGCCATCTGCTTCCAGCCCACCGTCTCTCTCCAGTCCTCCGTCCTCTTCAGCCCCCGCCGATATGCCATCGGCTGCTGCCCGGCTTCCCTCCGGCCTCAGACTCGCTGCTGCAGGATCTGCGTTGGTCGGTGCGGCCGCCGTCTTCCTTCTCTGA
- the LOC116259536 gene encoding vegetative cell wall protein gp1-like encodes MAVTRLLVPVVLIMLEIFVGVTIARPSFGVPLSAFPSNSTPSPALPSVSPAPSPLSALDIIVTPGFLPDAPEGSPVPTSPSPLSTIPTQLITTPPPATSQQSSSLSTSDSFHELMFIDAPEESPAPTSPSPLSTIPTQFVISSPPTTSHPLYPSPSAAADKFPSSTSSHSFFSMPAASDTFPEISIMPDAPEESPASSGPSPLSISRHAHIIDSEPSAAGQLPSGRLRIAAAGSALVAVAAIVLF; translated from the coding sequence atggctgTCACTAGGTTGCTTGTTCCAGTCGTGTTGATCATGcttgaaatttttgttggtgTAACTATTGCTAGGCCATCTTTCGGAGTGCCTCTTTCTGCCTTCCCTTCCAACTCTACTCCTTCCCCCGCCCTACCTTCTGTTTCTCCTGCTCCTTCTCCCCTATCTGCCCTTGATATTATTGTTACTCCTGGATTCCTTCCCGATGCACCAGAGGGAAGCCCAGTCCCCACCAGCCCAAGCCCACTATCCACCATCCCAACTCAATTGATTACCACCCCACCACCTGCTACCAGCCAACAGTCTTCTTCCTTATCCACCTCTGATTCTTTCCATGAATTAATGTTCATTGACGCACCAGAAGAAAGTCCGGCTCCCACTAGCCCAAGCCCGCTGTCCACCATTCCGACTCAATTCGTTATCTCCTCACCACCTACTACCAGCCACCCGCTTTACCCTTCCCCATCGGCTGCTGCTGATAAGTTTCCTTCTTCTACCTcttcacattcttttttttccatgccTGCAGCCTCTGATACTTTTCCTGAAATATCAATAATGCCCGATGCACCAGAGGAAAGCCCCGCTTCCAGCGGCCCAAGCCCGCTATCCATCAGCCGACATGCTCACATTATCGACTCTGAGCCATCAGCTGCTGGTCAGCTTCCTTCAGGCCGCCTCCGGATCGCTGCTGCTGGATCTGCATTGGTCGCTGTCGCTGCCATCGTCCTCTTTTGA
- the LOC116259740 gene encoding protein DETOXIFICATION 27-like isoform X1, translating into MAEEEPRTPLLEQGPRVNGSLRPPAQQQNHLHHPAEEPEEAPLLQRTWIESKKLWRIVGPAIFTRTSIYGMNVVTQAFVGHLGDLELAAISIAITVVVGFNYGFLFGMASAMETLCGQAYGAREYPMLGIYMQRSFGVMFLCALLLLPTYILATPILKLVGETDEIAELAGWITRLLIPLQFSFVLSFPTQRFLQCQLKNVIIAWIAGTTLLIHVFLSWLLVSYFGFGLVGAAVALNIGWWVPPICQLLYTVCGGCPETWTGLSWQGLMGLWEFTKLSIASGVMLCLENWYYRILVILTGNLSDAEIALDALSVCMNINGWEMMIPLAFFAGTGVRVSNELGAGNGKGARFATIVSVITSTVIGLFFWALIVILHNKFALLFTSSAVVLAATSKLAVLLAFTILLNSVQPILSGVAVGSGWQASVAYINVGCYYIIGLPVGAVLGWVFHLGVSGIWGGMIGGTAVQTLILGVITIRCDWEKEAQKAYHRVDRWKVPDTTDKSPSGTP; encoded by the exons ATGGCGGAAGAAGAGCCGAGGACTCCTCTACTGGAGCAAGGCCCTCGCGTCAATGGCAGCCTCCGCCCACCGGCACAGCAGCAAAATCACCTCCACCATCCAGCAGAGGAACCAGAAGAAGCGCCGCTGCTCCAACGGACGTGGATCGAATCGAAGAAGCTATGGAGGATAGTCGGTCCCGCCATCTTCACCCGGACCTCCATCTACGGGATGAACGTCGTCACTCAGGCTTTCGTCGGTCATCTCGGCGACCTCGAGCTCGCCGCCATCTCCATAGCCATCACCGTCGTCGTTGGATTCAACTACGGCTTCTTG TTCGGCATGGCTAGCGCTATGGAGACGCTGTGCGGCCAAGCATACGGCGCCAGAGAGTACCCCATGCTGGGGATTTATATGCAGCGATCCTTCGGCGTCATGTTCTTGTGCGCTCTCCTTCTGCTGCCCACCTACATTCTGGCCACTCCCATCCTCAAACTGGTCGGCGAGACGGACGAGATCGCCGAACTCGCCGGATGGATCACGCGGTTGCTCATACCTCTGCAGTTCAGCTTCGTCTTATCATTCCCGACGCAGCGGTTCCTTCAATGCCAGCTGAAGAACGTGATCATCGCCTGGATCGCAGGAACCACGCTGCTGATACACGTCTTCTTGAGCTGGCTTCTCGTTTCTTACTTCGGCTTCGGCCTCGTCGGTGCGGCCGTGGCGCTCAACATCGGCTGGTGGGTGCCACCTATCTGCCAGCTTCTTTACACCGTCTGCGGCGGCTGTCCTGAGACGTGGACCGGCCTGTCATGGCAGGGATTAATGGGTCTTTGGGAATTCACAAAGCTTTCCATAGCTTCGGGAGTTATGCTATG TTTGGAGAATTGGTATTACAGGATTTTGGTAATCCTGACGGGAAACTTGAGCGACGCAGAGATTGCCCTGGATGCACTTTCTGTATG CATGAATATAAACGGGTGGGAAATGATGATTCCACTTGCCTTCTTTGCTGGAACCGG GGTGAGGGTGAGCAACGAGTTGGGAGCCGGCAACGGCAAAGGCGCAAGGTTCGCCACCATCGTGTCGGTGATCACCTCCACAGTCATCGGCCTCTTCTTCTGGGCCCTCATCGTCATTCTTCACAACAAGTTTGCGCTCCTCTTCACCTCTAGCGCTGTTGTCCTCGCCGCCACCTCCAAATTGGCCGTTCTCCTCGCCTTCACCATCCTTCTCAACAGCGTCCAACCCATTCTCTCTG GTGTAGCGGTGGGTTCGGGATGGCAAGCTTCTGTGGCGTACATAAACGTGGGCTGTTACTACATTATCGGTCTTCCGGTGGGCGCGGTTCTAGGCTGGGTCTTCCACCTGGGCGTTTCc gGAATTTGGGGAGGTATGATTGGCGGGACCGCTGTTCAGACCCTCATTCTCGGAGTTATCACAATCCGCTGTGACTGGGAGAAGGAG gcacagaaggCCTACCATCGAGTGGACAGATGGAAGGTCCCAGACACGACAGACAAGTCGCCCAGCGGTACACCGTGA